GTATTAATTTCTTTTAAAGAGAATTCTTTTATTCATTTTTCAGTTGGTAAATCTATAAAATATTCTCGGTCGAAAAGTTAAATAAAGCCTCTTAATTGAAATAATGGTTTTCATTAATTGCAATTAAACCCTTATTTGATAGGGATTTCAGGTCTTTAAATTATTATTTGAAATTAATTATAAGGTACTATCAAATAACAAACGTCCTATAATAAAGTGCCGAATAACACTTCTAATTGGCAATTAATAAAAATTAAACTTATGAAAAAAATGATTTTAATGTCAACGTTTATCTTCATCTTAATTTTTTGTACAAAAGAAGATAACCTACCCATCAGCTCAGATGTAATAGGAAAATAGTGTTGGACATCTGGTAAAGGTGGTGCTGGTAACAACACAGATGAAGCTCCTGTTTCCACAGAAAAAACAGTAGTATTGGTACTGAATAAAAACAACACCTATTCGATTTTGGAAAATAATTCAGAGATTTCAAAAGGAACGTACGAAATGAAAAGAAAAAATCCATTAGTCAAAAAGAAGTATATGCCATTGTTTACGGCATATTAATCAAATATCCAAATGCCGGAATTGTAAATAGGTGTTTTTACCTTTATTACTACTAATTGTGCTGGTGTTTTTGCAATAAGAACCTAGTAGGAAATCGACAAGGATTTTTGTGAGTAGGTTGGTAACTAACTATTAAAAATACCAAAGCTTGTTGTACTACTTTCATTTCTGCTCTTCTTTTTCTTTAAAGTACTTTGGTTTCCATATTAAATTTCCAAAAATGATGCGAAGTTTATCTTTAAATGTTTTACACTTTTTTACATCTTCCCAAATATTTTTATATTCTATAAAATTAATTTTTATTGGATTATTTGTGTTTATTGGCTTGGTAAGTCCATAAATTACTTTTTCTTCTTCTTTTTGGTACGTTCCAAAAATATGATCCCAAATCATTGTAATACCGCCATAATTCTTATCTAAGTATTTACGATTTGAACCATGATGGACTCTATGAACAGAAGGTGTGTTAAAAACCCAATCCAACCAACCCAGTTTTCCAATTCGTTCTGTATGAATCCAAGTTTGAAATTGTGCTACAAACACTAAACTTACTATGGCTTGGAAAGGGCTGAAACCAATAAGAATCATTGGGATTAGGAATATCCACTCAATCATAGGTTCTACTACACTCAACCTAAAAGAAACGGTTAGATTATAATCCTCAGAAGAATGGTGTACACTATGATTCCCCCATAAAATTCGGTGTTCGTGTTCCATACGGTGCATCCAATAATACGTAAAATCTGCCGCAATTATTGCCAATACCCAAGTCCACCAAGTATTAGGAATAGCTAAAGGTGTAAGATAATGAAATGGCATTAATGCGATAATTCCTATTGTACCTACAATCGTTTTTTCTAAAACCTGATTGATTAAAAAAATGCTAAAGTTAGCCAATGAATCTTTCCAACGTCTTTTTTTGGAAGTAACAAGGTCAATTATAACTTCAATTGCAACTAAAGCTATATTAAAGATAAAAAAGAAAGCGATATAGGTCATAAAAGGCGATTCCTCAAATAGAGAAACAAGTCTAGCAAAGCTCATAGTATTAGTTTTTAAAATGTATGTCTCTATAATTCATAAAAAGGGCATTGATTTTTTCTGACATCCTATTTTGGTCAATGAATTGATGTATTATCTGTTCAAAACAGATTTAAAAGTTAATACCCAATTCCAATTCAAATCCAAAATTTCTTTTGTACACTTTAGAAGTCTGTAGCTGTTGAGAGATACCTGCCCCAATAACGATTCCGAATTCTTTCCATGGAATAATTTTTACGCCCTGACTAGCACCAACACCAATCAGAAAGTTATGTGATTTTTTATGTTCTAAATCCCTTAGCACTTCCATACCTATGGGTATGTTCAACCCAATATCAACATATACTCTAGGTATAATTTTGATTAAGCCGCTAAATCCGCTACCAAAAGCATAGGTATCAATGGAACTGTAACCTCTTTCTCTCACTCTATCTGTTTTAGCTCTAGATTGCCCATAAGATATTTCAAACGGAATAATAAAATTACTATCACTATCTGTAAAACCAGTATAACCAACTTCCCATCCGTTGTGATGCTTGTCTGATGTTTTTTTAAATATTAACAGATTAAACCACCTGTTTAAAGGAACATTGGTTTGCAATAATGACCTACTTTTAGAAAAATGTAAAGTGCTGTTCTCATTTTTTTTAGAAATAATGCCTTTAGTGACTACATTAGGATTATTCACAAAACTTTGCATGCAATATTCTAAAGCTGCCCGAATTCTTTTTTCATGGGTTTCAACTATTTCTGTAGAATTGGACAAGGAAAAATTTTG
The Flavobacterium litorale genome window above contains:
- a CDS encoding sterol desaturase family protein; the encoded protein is MSFARLVSLFEESPFMTYIAFFFIFNIALVAIEVIIDLVTSKKRRWKDSLANFSIFLINQVLEKTIVGTIGIIALMPFHYLTPLAIPNTWWTWVLAIIAADFTYYWMHRMEHEHRILWGNHSVHHSSEDYNLTVSFRLSVVEPMIEWIFLIPMILIGFSPFQAIVSLVFVAQFQTWIHTERIGKLGWLDWVFNTPSVHRVHHGSNRKYLDKNYGGITMIWDHIFGTYQKEEEKVIYGLTKPINTNNPIKINFIEYKNIWEDVKKCKTFKDKLRIIFGNLIWKPKYFKEKEEQK